A DNA window from Anas acuta chromosome 4, bAnaAcu1.1, whole genome shotgun sequence contains the following coding sequences:
- the CFAP97 gene encoding cilia- and flagella-associated protein 97 isoform X1: protein MDENVLTSVWALFLSPGFPAVAGYTWCFSMDRFEDVSDGEVDHAFFDSDFEEEKKKSEENGECIEKESTKEVILSDPDLIANTKDANCCEEESKEKQEDLQKDQSLESNTDHPVDASSSSLSPASENAGTSGTGSAATKGMPESVLAGIPKIVKEGEEDYYTDEEDSSDDGKKQKVRPKSAKQSNNAKKASKKYTNISSSSSSSSSSSSSSSSSSSDTDCSDTDSDSCLSDSSHSSSKRNACSVALLSPKQKFKSSIKVTEGKPKLGDYLEESEDTVTDVTPLSTPDISPIQSFELAASNDKKLKIKRQENVSQELYDSEFDRRYSRKVLHDAMDLNQLLKVLLVQWKEEAYVGAHVGMCIHISKMYSEFPAFLQLEKKEQQKITFDQPPRGTRKNYSFTNEEVRQIDRENQRLLKELSRQSAKPRSRSTTLKKSTLPPPKLYHSALNRQKEQQRIERENLAFLKRLEAVKPTAGMRRSEQLMDYQRQMSYLSSSPSVKRGKSPFSQLSPSRGTSRASTVPSTMSQKTEKTTSDPSGGALQRPKPTNVRAAWL, encoded by the exons ATGGATGAAAATGTCTTGACCTCTGTTTGGGCTTTATTTTTGAGCCCTGGCTTCCCAGCTGTGGCAG GATACACTTGGTGTTTCAGTATGGATCGCTTTGAAGATGTATCAGATGGTGAAGTGGATCATGCTTTCTTTGACAGTGATtttgaggaagagaaaaagaagagtgaaGAAAATGGTGAATGTATAGAGAAAGAAAGTACAAAGGAAGTGATTCTTTCAGACCCTGATTTGATTGCTAATACAAAGGATGCAAACTGTTGtgaggaggaaagcaaagagaagcaggaagaTTTGCAGAAGGATCAGTCCCTAGAAAGCAACACAGACCACCCGGTGGATGCTTCATCTTCCTCACTTTCTCCAGCTTCAGAGAACGCAGGTACCTCTGGAACAGGATCTGCAGCAACTAAGGGAATGCCGGAAAGTGTTCTGGCTGGAATCCCCAAAATAGTTAAAGAAGGTGAAGAAGACTATTATACAGATGAAGAAGACAGTAGTGACGATGGCAAAAAACAGAAGGTTAGACCAAAGTCTGCTAAGCAGTCAAACAACGCAAAAAAGGCTAGCAAAAAATACACTAATATcagttcctcctcctcctcttcttcctcctcttcctcctcatcttcatcttcGAGCTCAGATACGGATTGCTCTGATACAGATTCTGATAGCTGTTTATCGGATTCATCACATTcttcctcaaagaggaatgctTGTAGTGTAGCTCTTCTGtctccaaaacaaaaattcaagTCATCAATAAAAgtaacagaaggaaaaccaaagctTGGTGATTACCTGGAAGAGTCTGAAGACACGGTGACCGATGTAACACCTCTGTCAACTCCAGACATCAGTCCTATCCAGTCTTTTGAACTTGCAGCTTCAAAtgacaagaaattaaaaataaaaagacaagaaaacgTGAGCCAAGAACTATATG ATTCTGAGTTTGACCGCAGATATAGTCGAAAAGTCTTGCATGATGCCATGGACCTGAATCAGCTTTTGAAAG TATTGCTTGTACAGTGGAAAGAAGAAGCATATGTAGGAGCCCATGTGggtatgtgtatacatataagTAAGATGTACAGTGAATTCCCAG CTTTTCTACAGTTGGAGAagaaggaacaacaaaaaataacctttGATCAGCCACCTAGAGGAACaaggaaaaattattctttcacGAATGAAGAAGTTAGACAAATCGATCGGGAAAACCAAAGGCTGTTAAAAGAACTGTCCAGACAGTCTGCAAAACCAAGGAGCAGAAGTACCACCCTGAAAAAGTCGACTCTGCCACCTCCTAAATTGTACCACAGCGCCCTCAACAGGCAAAAGGAGCAGCAAAGGATTGAAAGAGAAAACCTG GCTTTTCTGAAGAGATTGGAAGCAGTGAAACCAACAGCTGGTATGAGACGTTCTGAACAATTGATGGACTATCAGCGCCAGATGAGCTATCTAAGTTCTTCACCATCTGTAAAAAGAGGAAAGTCTCCTTTCAGCCAGCTTAGCCCTTCTA GAGGCACTTCAAGAGCATCCACTGTACCAAGTACAATGagccagaagactgaaaaaaccACTTCTGATCCATCTGGTGGGGCATTACAGAGACCTAAGCCCACTAATGTTCGTGCTGCTTGGTTATAA
- the CFAP97 gene encoding cilia- and flagella-associated protein 97 isoform X2: MDRFEDVSDGEVDHAFFDSDFEEEKKKSEENGECIEKESTKEVILSDPDLIANTKDANCCEEESKEKQEDLQKDQSLESNTDHPVDASSSSLSPASENAGTSGTGSAATKGMPESVLAGIPKIVKEGEEDYYTDEEDSSDDGKKQKVRPKSAKQSNNAKKASKKYTNISSSSSSSSSSSSSSSSSSSDTDCSDTDSDSCLSDSSHSSSKRNACSVALLSPKQKFKSSIKVTEGKPKLGDYLEESEDTVTDVTPLSTPDISPIQSFELAASNDKKLKIKRQENVSQELYDSEFDRRYSRKVLHDAMDLNQLLKVLLVQWKEEAYVGAHVGMCIHISKMYSEFPAFLQLEKKEQQKITFDQPPRGTRKNYSFTNEEVRQIDRENQRLLKELSRQSAKPRSRSTTLKKSTLPPPKLYHSALNRQKEQQRIERENLAFLKRLEAVKPTAGMRRSEQLMDYQRQMSYLSSSPSVKRGKSPFSQLSPSRGTSRASTVPSTMSQKTEKTTSDPSGGALQRPKPTNVRAAWL; the protein is encoded by the exons ATGGATCGCTTTGAAGATGTATCAGATGGTGAAGTGGATCATGCTTTCTTTGACAGTGATtttgaggaagagaaaaagaagagtgaaGAAAATGGTGAATGTATAGAGAAAGAAAGTACAAAGGAAGTGATTCTTTCAGACCCTGATTTGATTGCTAATACAAAGGATGCAAACTGTTGtgaggaggaaagcaaagagaagcaggaagaTTTGCAGAAGGATCAGTCCCTAGAAAGCAACACAGACCACCCGGTGGATGCTTCATCTTCCTCACTTTCTCCAGCTTCAGAGAACGCAGGTACCTCTGGAACAGGATCTGCAGCAACTAAGGGAATGCCGGAAAGTGTTCTGGCTGGAATCCCCAAAATAGTTAAAGAAGGTGAAGAAGACTATTATACAGATGAAGAAGACAGTAGTGACGATGGCAAAAAACAGAAGGTTAGACCAAAGTCTGCTAAGCAGTCAAACAACGCAAAAAAGGCTAGCAAAAAATACACTAATATcagttcctcctcctcctcttcttcctcctcttcctcctcatcttcatcttcGAGCTCAGATACGGATTGCTCTGATACAGATTCTGATAGCTGTTTATCGGATTCATCACATTcttcctcaaagaggaatgctTGTAGTGTAGCTCTTCTGtctccaaaacaaaaattcaagTCATCAATAAAAgtaacagaaggaaaaccaaagctTGGTGATTACCTGGAAGAGTCTGAAGACACGGTGACCGATGTAACACCTCTGTCAACTCCAGACATCAGTCCTATCCAGTCTTTTGAACTTGCAGCTTCAAAtgacaagaaattaaaaataaaaagacaagaaaacgTGAGCCAAGAACTATATG ATTCTGAGTTTGACCGCAGATATAGTCGAAAAGTCTTGCATGATGCCATGGACCTGAATCAGCTTTTGAAAG TATTGCTTGTACAGTGGAAAGAAGAAGCATATGTAGGAGCCCATGTGggtatgtgtatacatataagTAAGATGTACAGTGAATTCCCAG CTTTTCTACAGTTGGAGAagaaggaacaacaaaaaataacctttGATCAGCCACCTAGAGGAACaaggaaaaattattctttcacGAATGAAGAAGTTAGACAAATCGATCGGGAAAACCAAAGGCTGTTAAAAGAACTGTCCAGACAGTCTGCAAAACCAAGGAGCAGAAGTACCACCCTGAAAAAGTCGACTCTGCCACCTCCTAAATTGTACCACAGCGCCCTCAACAGGCAAAAGGAGCAGCAAAGGATTGAAAGAGAAAACCTG GCTTTTCTGAAGAGATTGGAAGCAGTGAAACCAACAGCTGGTATGAGACGTTCTGAACAATTGATGGACTATCAGCGCCAGATGAGCTATCTAAGTTCTTCACCATCTGTAAAAAGAGGAAAGTCTCCTTTCAGCCAGCTTAGCCCTTCTA GAGGCACTTCAAGAGCATCCACTGTACCAAGTACAATGagccagaagactgaaaaaaccACTTCTGATCCATCTGGTGGGGCATTACAGAGACCTAAGCCCACTAATGTTCGTGCTGCTTGGTTATAA
- the CFAP97 gene encoding cilia- and flagella-associated protein 97 isoform X3 has protein sequence MDENVLTSVWALFLSPGFPAVAGYTWCFSMDRFEDVSDGEVDHAFFDSDFEEEKKKSEENGECIEKESTKEVILSDPDLIANTKDANCCEEESKEKQEDLQKDQSLESNTDHPVDASSSSLSPASENAGTSGTGSAATKGMPESVLAGIPKIVKEGEEDYYTDEEDSSDDGKKQKVRPKSAKQSNNAKKASKKYTNISSSSSSSSSSSSSSSSSSSDTDCSDTDSDSCLSDSSHSSSKRNACSVALLSPKQKFKSSIKVTEGKPKLGDYLEESEDTVTDVTPLSTPDISPIQSFELAASNDKKLKIKRQENVSQELYDSEFDRRYSRKVLHDAMDLNQLLKAFLQLEKKEQQKITFDQPPRGTRKNYSFTNEEVRQIDRENQRLLKELSRQSAKPRSRSTTLKKSTLPPPKLYHSALNRQKEQQRIERENLAFLKRLEAVKPTAGMRRSEQLMDYQRQMSYLSSSPSVKRGKSPFSQLSPSRGTSRASTVPSTMSQKTEKTTSDPSGGALQRPKPTNVRAAWL, from the exons ATGGATGAAAATGTCTTGACCTCTGTTTGGGCTTTATTTTTGAGCCCTGGCTTCCCAGCTGTGGCAG GATACACTTGGTGTTTCAGTATGGATCGCTTTGAAGATGTATCAGATGGTGAAGTGGATCATGCTTTCTTTGACAGTGATtttgaggaagagaaaaagaagagtgaaGAAAATGGTGAATGTATAGAGAAAGAAAGTACAAAGGAAGTGATTCTTTCAGACCCTGATTTGATTGCTAATACAAAGGATGCAAACTGTTGtgaggaggaaagcaaagagaagcaggaagaTTTGCAGAAGGATCAGTCCCTAGAAAGCAACACAGACCACCCGGTGGATGCTTCATCTTCCTCACTTTCTCCAGCTTCAGAGAACGCAGGTACCTCTGGAACAGGATCTGCAGCAACTAAGGGAATGCCGGAAAGTGTTCTGGCTGGAATCCCCAAAATAGTTAAAGAAGGTGAAGAAGACTATTATACAGATGAAGAAGACAGTAGTGACGATGGCAAAAAACAGAAGGTTAGACCAAAGTCTGCTAAGCAGTCAAACAACGCAAAAAAGGCTAGCAAAAAATACACTAATATcagttcctcctcctcctcttcttcctcctcttcctcctcatcttcatcttcGAGCTCAGATACGGATTGCTCTGATACAGATTCTGATAGCTGTTTATCGGATTCATCACATTcttcctcaaagaggaatgctTGTAGTGTAGCTCTTCTGtctccaaaacaaaaattcaagTCATCAATAAAAgtaacagaaggaaaaccaaagctTGGTGATTACCTGGAAGAGTCTGAAGACACGGTGACCGATGTAACACCTCTGTCAACTCCAGACATCAGTCCTATCCAGTCTTTTGAACTTGCAGCTTCAAAtgacaagaaattaaaaataaaaagacaagaaaacgTGAGCCAAGAACTATATG ATTCTGAGTTTGACCGCAGATATAGTCGAAAAGTCTTGCATGATGCCATGGACCTGAATCAGCTTTTGAAAG CTTTTCTACAGTTGGAGAagaaggaacaacaaaaaataacctttGATCAGCCACCTAGAGGAACaaggaaaaattattctttcacGAATGAAGAAGTTAGACAAATCGATCGGGAAAACCAAAGGCTGTTAAAAGAACTGTCCAGACAGTCTGCAAAACCAAGGAGCAGAAGTACCACCCTGAAAAAGTCGACTCTGCCACCTCCTAAATTGTACCACAGCGCCCTCAACAGGCAAAAGGAGCAGCAAAGGATTGAAAGAGAAAACCTG GCTTTTCTGAAGAGATTGGAAGCAGTGAAACCAACAGCTGGTATGAGACGTTCTGAACAATTGATGGACTATCAGCGCCAGATGAGCTATCTAAGTTCTTCACCATCTGTAAAAAGAGGAAAGTCTCCTTTCAGCCAGCTTAGCCCTTCTA GAGGCACTTCAAGAGCATCCACTGTACCAAGTACAATGagccagaagactgaaaaaaccACTTCTGATCCATCTGGTGGGGCATTACAGAGACCTAAGCCCACTAATGTTCGTGCTGCTTGGTTATAA